The Bicyclus anynana chromosome 3, ilBicAnyn1.1, whole genome shotgun sequence genome has a window encoding:
- the LOC112045491 gene encoding maltase A1: protein MFQSPMYDFGYDIADFYAVHDEYGTMEDFEALIAKAKELDIKVVLDFVPNHGSNESVWFEEALRGHEDYYDYFVWEDGVVDENGVMHPPNNWNSVFRKSAWEYREEVGKYYLHQFVIGQPDFNYRNPAVVEEMKNVLRFWLDKGVAGFRIDAISHLFEVDKELFGGKFPDEPLSGKSTDDPLSYDYLDHVYTVNQDETYDMVYQWRELFDEYEEIDGLQRVVMTEAYTSPQLTMRYFGDGDREGAQMPFNFVLISDVNGQSSAAEIKYALDKFLTFKPIDKLANWVAGNHDNFRVASRFGPKLVDGINMVVLLLPGIAVTYMGEELGMQNGFVSWEDTVDPSACNTDDPINYYQKSRDPERTPFQWNSGKNAGFSTADKTWLPVADTYETLNVEVQQSAEKSHLNVYKKLAALRTLPVFRHGRFESVALNSDVFAFRRWHEGETYLVVINLREHHYHLDLTYFENVEGHLEVVISSVDSTRKIGELLEASNLPISDGESLVLKIVQ from the exons ATGTTCCAGTCACCAATGTACGATTTTGGTTATGACATTGCTGATTTTTATGCTGTCCATGACGAATACGGTACTATGGAAGATTTCGAAGCTCTAATTGCAAAGGCTAAGGAATtag ACATAAAAGTTGTACTGGATTTTGTGCCTAATCATGGCAGTAATGAAAGTGTTTGGTTTGAAGAGGCACTTAGAGGTCATGAAGATTACTATGATTATTTTGTGTGGGAAGATGGAGTAGTAGACGAAAATGGTGTGATGCATCCACCAAATAATTGG aatAGTGTTTTCCGCAAAAGTGCTTGGGAATACAGAGAAGAGGTTGGCAAATATTACCTACACCAGTTTGTAATTGGTCAACCTGATTTCAATTACCGAAACCCAGCTGTTGTTGAGGAGATGAAGAATGTTTTACGATTTTGGCTCGATAAGGGCGTTGCCGGTTTTAGGATTGATGCTATATcgcatttatttgaagtagatAAGGAACTCTTTGGTGGTAAGTTTCCTGATGAGCCTTTAAGTGGCAAAAGCACTGATGATCCGCTTAGCTACGACTATCTAGATCATGTTTACACAGTAAACCAAGACGAAACGTATGATATGGTATACCAATGGAGAGAATTATTTGACGAGTATGAAGAAATAGATGGACTACAGAGGGTAGTGATGACAGAAGCCTACACTTCTCCTCAACTTACAATGAGATATTTCGGAGATGGCGACCGCGAAGGTGCTCAGATGCCTTTCAATTTTGTACTCATTTCTGATGTTAATGGGCAATCTTCCGCTGCTGAGATAAAATATGCTCTAGACAAGTTTCTGACTTTCAAACCAATAGACAAATTAGCAAACTGGGTG GCCGGCAATCACGATAATTTTAGAGTTGCTTCAAGGTTTGGTCCCAAGTTAGTCGACGGAATCAATATGGTCGTGTTACTTCTTCCAGGCATCGCTGTCACATACATG GGTGAAGAATTAGGAATGCAAAACGGATTTGTCAGCTGGGAAGACACTGTGGACCCTAGTGCCTGCAACACTGATGACCCCATCAATTACTATCAAAAATCGCGTGACCCAGAAAGGACTCCCTTTCAGTGGAACTCCGGGAAGAATGCCG GTTTCTCAACGGCTGATAAGACATGGTTACCAGTAGCTGACACCTATGAAACACTGAACGTTGAGGTGCAACAATCAGCAGAGAAATCACACTTAAATGTGTACAAGAAACTGGCCGCGTTGAGGACGCTACCCGTTTTCAGACACGGACGATTTGAATCAGTTGCGCTTAACTCTGATGTGTTTGCTTTCAGAAG GTGGCATGAAGGTGAAACTTACTTGGTTGTTATAAACCTGAGAGAGCATCACTACCACTTAGATCTAACGTACTTCGAGAACGTCGAGGGTCATTTGGAAGTTGTCATAAGCAGCGTTGACTCGACAAGAAAAATTGG TGAGTTGCTGGAAGCATCGAATTTACCTATTTCCGATGGAGAATCGCTAGTTTTGAAAATAGTTCAGTGA